DNA from Natronomonas salsuginis:
TACAGACGCGGTCGCCCGCCTCGACGAGCGAGCCGCGATCGTGATGCATTTCGACCAGACCACCCGCGTCGGCCCGGAGCCACGTCTTCTCGTCTGACCCGTCGATGATCGTCCGCCAGCCGGGCCATTTGACGGTCTCGGTTTCAAGCAGCCCGAACTCCGCCATCACCGAGAGGACGCCCTCCAGCGCCGAGTCGATCAACGGGCGCTGGAAACGGTGGGCCTCGCCCAATTCGATCGTGATCGTCGACGTTCCGGCCTCGCTCGCCTCCCGACGGAGCGAGCCGCTCGGCCCCTCACTAGCGATGATGACGTTCGAGGCGAAGGCGTTCGCGACCCGAGCGACGGACGGATCCTCCATGTCCCCGCGGACGTGGAGCATGTTGCTCCGCCCGCGTGTCGACGTGTGAAAGTCGAGGCCGATATCACACGGCTCGATGAAGTTCCTGAACACCCTTGCGGCGATCCGTTTGGCGCTGGTCGAGGAGCCGTCGCCCGGAAAGGAGCGATTCAGATCCCGGTCGTAAATGGGGAGATACCGCTGTTGGGCGATGAAGCCGGGGACGTTGAGCACCGGCAGACAGATGAGCGTCCCACGGAGCGCCGAGTGATCCCACTCGTGGGCGACCTCCCGAACGATCTCGATCCCGTTGAGTTCGTCGCCGTGTGCCGCCGCCGTGAGACAGAGCGTCGGACCATCCCGCTCGCCGTTGATTATCGTCACGGGGATTCGGACCGGATCGCCGAGGTACGTCTCGCTGACGGTAAAGCGGATGTTCGCGATTTCTCCCGGATCGACCGCCCCGCCGTCGTACGTGAATCTCGGAGCCACACCCGAGCCACGGCGGGCATCCGTATAAGCGCGCGGACACCGCCGAGAGAGTCGATAGATCGGCAGCGTTTTGCCCGAATCAAACGCAGATCGAGTATGTCGAATTCACTCACCGTCGGCGTTCTCAGCCTGCACAGTTCCAAGGAGACGAAAGCGATACTGAACGCCGTCGACGACCTCGGCTACGAGACGGAGTGGCTCCGCGCCGAAAACACCGCCGTCGACATCACGGACGGGACCGTGACGCTCGACCCCGATGTCGACATCGTCGTCAATCGCCTGCTGCTCTCGAAGGAAGAACAGCCCGCGGAGGCGCTCGGGCTGGCGACGATGCTCGATCGGATCCGCCCGGTGTTGAACACGCCAACGGCGACGATGACCGCGATGCACAAGTTCGCCTCGGGGACTGCCCTGGCGGAGGCCGGACTGCCCGTTCCGGACGCGCTGATGGCGCTTTCGGGTGACATCCTGAACGCGGGACGCGACCGGTTCGGCGAGGAGGTCGTGTACAAGACGGCGATCGGAACGCACGGGGGCGGCACCTGGAAACTCGACACCGACGATCCCGTGAACCCGATGGTCGGCTCCAGACAGGCGTTCTTGCAGGAACTCATCGAACACGACGGGATGCGCCACCACGACCTCCGGATCTACGTCGTCGGCGAGCGCGTCGTCGGCGCGATGAACCGGTACGCGCCGGAGGGCGAGTGGCGGACGAACGTCGCGTTGGGGGGCGACGTCGAGGACGTGACCGACGACCTGCCCGATGAGGTCGTGACGATGGCCAAGCGAGCGACCGACGAGATCGGGCTCGACTACGCCGGCGTCGACATCGTAGAGGGTGAGGACGGCTACCACCTCCTCGAAGTGAACCCGACGGCCGGCTTCCGGGGACTGTTCAAGGCGACCGGGCGCTCGCCGGCACCACATATCGCCCGCCTCGCGATCGAGCGGGCCGGCGGCGACGTCGACGCCGACCGAGTCTACGATCTGACGGCGAACCTCGACGATTCGCGACCGGCGTGTATGCCGCGCCCCGAAAAGAGTTCGCTGACCGAAACGCTAGTGATCGGCTACGTCGAGGAAGTAGTCGCCATGGGGACGAGCGGACAGCGAACCGTGATGGCGAAATCAGACACCGGGGCGACGCGGACGAGCATCGATGCCCACCTCGCCGCCGACATCGGAACCGGACCGATCAAGGACATCGTCAAGATCAAATCGGGCAGCGTCAAGTCGAGTCGATCGCGACCGGTCGTCGACCTCGTGGTCGGCGTCGGCGGCAAACAGCACACCGTGACAGCGAGCATCGAGGACCGAAGCCACATGGACTATCCGCTCCTTTTGGGCCGGGACATCCTCGAGAACTACCACGTCGATGTCCGCCGACGCGCCGACGAGAGCGAGCCACTGGCGCTCGACGACACGAGGCTCGAAGAGTAGGGCAGCGTAACGCCCAACGGTTTTTATCCGATCCAGGCGAAAGCGGCTGCATGCAGACAGTCATTCTCGCCGCCGGCGAGGGAACGCGGATGCGACCGCTGACGGAGGCGGTGCCCAAACCGATGCTCCCGGTGGCCGATCGGCCGCTCTGTGCGCACACGGCTGACGCGGCCGTCGAGGCCGGTGCGTCGGAACTCATCTTCGTCGTCGGCTACGAGGCCGACGCCGTACGTGAATATTTCGACGACGAGTACCGTGGTGTCCCCGTGTCGTTCGCCGTCCAGCGCGAACAGCGCGGAACCGCGGACGCAGTGCGGGCGGCGAGAGACAGACTCGACGGCCCGTTCGCAGTGCTCAACGGCGACAACATCTACGATCCCGAGAGCGTGGCCAATCTGTTCGAGGCCGCCCCGTCGATCGCTGCGATCGAGGTCGAAACGCCGGAGAACTACGGCGTGCTCTCCACGGACGGGGCGGGCGAGCGCGTGACCGGAATCGTCGAAAAGCCCGACGACCCGCCGTCCACGCTGGCGAACGCCGGCGCGTACGCGTTCCCCGAGGCGGCGATCGAGTGGCTCGACGTCGGCGAGAGCGAGCGCGGCGAGTACGAGATTACGGACGTGGTGTCGAAAGCGATCAAGGCGGAGGCGGTGACGCCGGTGACGCTCACACGGTGGCTCGACGTCGGGCGGCCCTGGGAGCTGTTGGCGGCCAACGAGTGGAAGGTCGGCGAGTTGGAGCGCCGCATCGACGGCGAGGTTCGGGGCGGTTCGGAACTCCGCGGCGACGTCGTGATCGAGGCGGGCGCGACCGTCGAGCCGGGCGTCGTGATCGAGGGGCCGGCGATCGTCCGCTCGGGCGCGGACGTCGGACCGAACGCCTACGTTCGCGGCGCGACGTTGATTGGGGAGAACTGTCACGTCGGCCACGGCGTCGAGATCAAAAGCAGCGTACTCATGTCGGGAACGAACGTGCCGCACCTCTCGTACGTCGGGGATAGCTTACTGGGACAGGACGTGAACTTCGGGGCCGGAACGCAGGTCGGAAACCTCAGACACGACGGCGAGCACGTCGAACAGACCGTGAAGGGCGAACGCGTCTCGACGGGTCGGCGGAAGTACGGCGTCGTCGCCGGTCCCGGCGCGAAAACGGGGATCAACACCAGTCTCGCACCGGGACTCGTCCTCTCGGCGAACGCGCGGACGGCGCCCGGCGAATCCGTCACCCGCGATCGATAACCGAATAAACTGCAAACGAGTTGTACCGATGCCGCTGGCCCGGGTTTTATCTCCGTCGCAGTGAACCGAGACACATGTCGCTCGAAAAGCCGGATCTCTCCGGACAGACGGCCTTCATCACCGGGACGACCCGCGGAATCGGCAGGGCGATCGCCCTCGCGTTGGCCGAGCGGGAGACGACGACTACGGCGAGGACGAGGGGTTAGAGGGAACGATCGAGCAGACCGCCGGCGAGTGCGAGGAGTTCGGCGTCGAAGCGCTTCCGATCGAACTGAACGTCCGCAAGGAGGGGAGCGTCGAGAACGCCGCCGAGAAAGCGATCGATCGGTTCGGCGAGGTCACCGTTGTGATCAACAACGCGAGCGCGATCCAACTCGCGAACGTCGAGGACCTCCCCGCGGATCGGTTCGACCTCCTGACGGAAGTCAACGTTCGCGGGACATACCTCGTCGCGCGGGCGTTCGTCGATCACCTCAAGCAGGTGGACGAGGACGCGTGGCTCCTCGCGAACGCGCCGCCGGTGACCGTCGACCGCGCGCCCGGCGAATCTCCGTACGCGTGGTCGAAACTGGGGATGTCGTTTCTCACGCTCTCGCTCGCGACGGAGCTCTCCGGGCACGACGTCGGCTGTAACGCCTTCTGGCCGGTGACGGCGATCGACACGCGCGCGACGCGTTACTTCGGGTTGGGAACCGAGGACGACTGGCGCTCACCCGAGATCGTCTCCGACACCGTTCTCGAGATACTGCGCCGCGATCCGGCCGAGTACACTGGGAACGCGGTGTACGACGAGGAACTCCTCGGGGAGGCGGGCGTCGAGGACTTTTCACGGTACAACCTCACGGCGGGCGATCCGGCGCCGATGTCCGCACAGCTGTTCGACCCCGAGTACGAGCGGTCCGAATGAGGCCGATCAGCCGAACGGGCGGGCTCCCGTATCAGCCAAACATAATCGTTCATATGCGTGCCCCCGAACGGTGAGACAAGATGGTAGACCCGACATCGGATCTCGGCGAGGACGTAACGGAGGAGACCGCTCCGCGGTGTGCGGTGTGCGGCGAGCCGATCGTGAACGAACCGACCCATAGGGTCGTCACCCGCGTCGAGGACGGGATGGTGACCACAGTACACTTCTGTGACGAGAACTGTCGAGCCGACTGGGACGACGAGAGCGCTTCGTCCGGTCAGTAGACGTCGTCCAGATCCGGTTCGTGGTGGCTGTGCTCTTCTGCGGGGAACTCGCCCGACTCGACGGCGTCGGCGTAGGCGGCGATCGCGTCTCGCATCTCGCTGCTGACGTCGCCGAACCGCTTCGAGAAGGGCGCGACCCGCTCCGAGAGGCCGATCACCTCGTCGATGACGAGTACCTGCCCGTCGCAATCGGGGCCCGCGCCGATCCCGATTGTGGGGATCGACAGCGCGTCGGTGACCGTCGCGGCGAGATTCGCGGGGATATGCTCCAAGACGAGCGAGAACGCCCCGGCCGCCTCGTGTTCGCGGGCGAGATCGACGATCCGTCGGGCGGATTCGTCGTCGGTTCCCTGCCTGAACAGCCCGGTCTCGTTCTCGCGCTGGGGCGTCAATCCGAGGTGGGCCTGGACCGGGATCCCGAGTTGGGTGAGCGTCCGCGTCAGGTCGATCGTATGGGGGCCGCACTCGAGTTTGATCGCGTCGGCGTCGGCTTCCTTCAGCATTCGACCGCAGTGTTCGACCGCGTCCGCCTCGTCGGCACCGAAGGATAGAAACGGCATATCGGCGACCACGAGGGCGTCTTCGGTCGCCCGGGCGACGGACGCAGTGGCGCTCGCGATCTCGTCGACGGTAACGGGGAGGGTCGAATCGTA
Protein-coding regions in this window:
- a CDS encoding succinylglutamate desuccinylase/aspartoacylase family protein → MAPRFTYDGGAVDPGEIANIRFTVSETYLGDPVRIPVTIINGERDGPTLCLTAAAHGDELNGIEIVREVAHEWDHSALRGTLICLPVLNVPGFIAQQRYLPIYDRDLNRSFPGDGSSTSAKRIAARVFRNFIEPCDIGLDFHTSTRGRSNMLHVRGDMEDPSVARVANAFASNVIIASEGPSGSLRREASEAGTSTITIELGEAHRFQRPLIDSALEGVLSVMAEFGLLETETVKWPGWRTIIDGSDEKTWLRADAGGLVEMHHDRGSLVEAGDRVCTITNPFKTDVTVVEAPFTGLLIGVPENPLVYPGNPLCHLVALDGPTLRAFRQSQSQPVDRV
- a CDS encoding putative ATP-dependent zinc protease, translated to MSNSLTVGVLSLHSSKETKAILNAVDDLGYETEWLRAENTAVDITDGTVTLDPDVDIVVNRLLLSKEEQPAEALGLATMLDRIRPVLNTPTATMTAMHKFASGTALAEAGLPVPDALMALSGDILNAGRDRFGEEVVYKTAIGTHGGGTWKLDTDDPVNPMVGSRQAFLQELIEHDGMRHHDLRIYVVGERVVGAMNRYAPEGEWRTNVALGGDVEDVTDDLPDEVVTMAKRATDEIGLDYAGVDIVEGEDGYHLLEVNPTAGFRGLFKATGRSPAPHIARLAIERAGGDVDADRVYDLTANLDDSRPACMPRPEKSSLTETLVIGYVEEVVAMGTSGQRTVMAKSDTGATRTSIDAHLAADIGTGPIKDIVKIKSGSVKSSRSRPVVDLVVGVGGKQHTVTASIEDRSHMDYPLLLGRDILENYHVDVRRRADESEPLALDDTRLEE
- the glmU gene encoding bifunctional sugar-1-phosphate nucleotidylyltransferase/acetyltransferase, with protein sequence MQTVILAAGEGTRMRPLTEAVPKPMLPVADRPLCAHTADAAVEAGASELIFVVGYEADAVREYFDDEYRGVPVSFAVQREQRGTADAVRAARDRLDGPFAVLNGDNIYDPESVANLFEAAPSIAAIEVETPENYGVLSTDGAGERVTGIVEKPDDPPSTLANAGAYAFPEAAIEWLDVGESERGEYEITDVVSKAIKAEAVTPVTLTRWLDVGRPWELLAANEWKVGELERRIDGEVRGGSELRGDVVIEAGATVEPGVVIEGPAIVRSGADVGPNAYVRGATLIGENCHVGHGVEIKSSVLMSGTNVPHLSYVGDSLLGQDVNFGAGTQVGNLRHDGEHVEQTVKGERVSTGRRKYGVVAGPGAKTGINTSLAPGLVLSANARTAPGESVTRDR
- a CDS encoding DUF7576 family protein — protein: MVDPTSDLGEDVTEETAPRCAVCGEPIVNEPTHRVVTRVEDGMVTTVHFCDENCRADWDDESASSGQ
- the panB gene encoding 3-methyl-2-oxobutanoate hydroxymethyltransferase, with amino-acid sequence MRAKDIRAKAGVEPITMLTAYDAPTARLIDEAGIDIALIGDSIGNTRLGYDSTLPVTVDEIASATASVARATEDALVVADMPFLSFGADEADAVEHCGRMLKEADADAIKLECGPHTIDLTRTLTQLGIPVQAHLGLTPQRENETGLFRQGTDDESARRIVDLAREHEAAGAFSLVLEHIPANLAATVTDALSIPTIGIGAGPDCDGQVLVIDEVIGLSERVAPFSKRFGDVSSEMRDAIAAYADAVESGEFPAEEHSHHEPDLDDVY